The genomic DNA tgctTGCCGTGTCGATTAGCAAGTATGTGCTCAAGAAGGGGCGGTATACTGTTCCTCCCAATGATGCGTTTGAGGCGGCTGGGTATAGGCCGTTGCGAGCTCCTGCGGCGAATGGCACTGCGAATGGTACCGTGAATGAGAATGGATCGCTCACTCAGCGCAAGGAGTCCAAGTCCGGCCATACTTGGGATGACAACAGTGAGTGGGAGCAATTGCAGAAGGAGATTCGCAAAGGGAAGGAAATGGTTCAACCATTTGTcgaccaggaggagaagctgttgGATGATTacatggagaagatgaaactCCCTGCGTTTGCATAGACTGCGATCTGCGGCCAAGATACATTGAGCGTTGATTTTATGTCCTTAGGGCAGGATGTTATAGATGCGTACCTTACTTTGCATAGATTTAGATTTCCTTTGACGAGTACAATGGTTAAACTTGATGAATTACACCCTTAGAAGTGCACCTACAAAATATATCAAGGAGGCAACCAGAATTCCTGGCCTCTTAAAACTCCAGCCTACTATAGAGCCGCCCTGAAGTATCTGCATCCAAGCATTATATAGTTTATGAATTTCACCTGTTGATAAAGGTATGGATTAAATGACATGTTGGCGTGCCTGAACTTTCTTCCAATGACTATTTCTAGGATTCTCTTCTATAGCGATTGAACTTCGCAATCTATACGTCGGTATCATGCGAGAGTGTCCATGCAAAAGTGTATTGATTCACTGTTGGCTCATATCCTAATTATGGGTTTATGCTCGATATCACACTCCCATGTTCTTTGACATGACCAGTATCACAATGTTGCTCTTGGGAAAAAGGAACTGTCTTAGATTATTGCTACCATGGGTTGCCTGAATGATGTGTTGCTTTGTCAAAGGCCCCGAGATATCTTCTTTGGGACATTTGAGGTTCTTGAAAGACATATCTCCCTTAGTtgtctttcctcttcccttGGCTGAACAAAGAACATAATGAATTGTTAAGAATGTTTCATTATCAACTCCCTGTCTCTGGTACCTGTTAACCATCATAATGCACATTCAAAGGACTTGTGGGAAACTCCATATCCCCTGTCTCTAGATGTTCGTACTGCACTTACTCTACCATGGGTCTATCAGAGACTGTGTTTCACAATGGCTTTCACAATGGTGAATATTGTCTCTCTTGTCTGATTCATTTGAGGCCTCTTCCTTCGTCTGCTAGATTCAAATATCGTGATAAACCTAAGAGACTACAGCTTtatcaacaccatcaacTGTTACTCCAAGTTGAAGCAAGATATCTCACTCCTCAAACTCACAATCAGCGCTCCAACAATGTACGAACTCCTTGCCTTTATAACCCTACCTTGGGTAATTGCTCACCCTCGGTTATTCATGGCAGTAGCAGCTGCCACGACATACTTCATGCACTCGACTGGCCGGACCTTTCACAACGTACGCGCGAACATGGCCTCCCAGGTAACTGGCATTCTGCCCGAAGACCTTCGAAGAGACGACGTTCTCTCCAACCGAATGACGGTAGTCTTTCTTCATCTGTTCGTCTTCCGGTATTTGCGTCTCATCGTCCATCTTATCTCCTTCTGGCTCTTCTACCATCCTACCCCTGTCCCCAAAAACCCTGCCCTTTCCCCATCTGACTGCACAATCATCCTCCCCACCGTTGATCCCAAGAACAGAGACTTTGAAGAGTGTATCACCTCGTGCCTTCGGAACACACCAGGtgccatcatcattgttACTGTTGGAGACCAACTGACGAAGCTGACcaaagacatcatcgccccCTACAAGCGGATATTCCCGAATACCGAGATCTCTGTCAGAACCGCCGACGAAGCTAACAAGCGCCGACAGGTCGCGCATGGCCTTCGATACGTCAAGACGAAGATCACCGTCCTGCTCGATGATCACGTCGTCTGGCCTACCGAACGCTTCCTCCCGACCATCCTGGCGCCGTTCGAAGACCCGAAGGTGGGCATCGTCGGAACGAACAAGCGTGTCCGCCGTACCGACACAGGGTTCAACATCAGATCGTTCTGGAACATGCTTGGTGCGCTATACCTGGAACGACACAACTTTGAGATCCGTGCTACTAACGCGATTGACAATGGCGTGTTTGTCGTTTCCGGCCGCACGTCTGCGCATCGGTCTGAGATTCTCAAGGATCCCAAGTTCATCGCCGAGTTCACGAACGAGAGATTCTTCTTCGGGCTGTTTGGTCCCCTGAACGCGGACGATGACAACTTCATCACCCGCTGGGACGTCCGACACGGGTGGAAGGTCAAGATCCAGTACTGCCCCGACGCAATGATCGAGACGACCCTGGGTACGTATCCCAAGTTCCTCTCTCAGTGTCTGCGCTGGGTCCGAACGACCTGGCGCAGCAACTCGGCCAGCTTGTTCACTGACAGGACGGTCTGGTATACCCAGCCATGGTGCGTGTACGCCGTCTACTGGACCTCGTTCGTCAATTTTGCCTTGTTCTACGACGGTGCGTTGGCGTATACCCTGCTCAAAAGTCCGCTCGGAACCGCTGATAACCTGAAATATCTCGCGGCCTGGATCTTCTGCACGAAGATGGTCAAGCTAACGCCGTACTTTCTCCGCGAGCCCCAGGATCTCGTCATGCTGCCGGGCTATTTTGCCTTTGCCTATTTCCACAGTTTGATTAAGCTGTATGCGGGGTTGACCTTCTGGGAGACTAATTGGGGAGGCAGGAACCTGTCAGCCGTCAATACCCAGACTGGTGGCGGCCCCGaaggcgacgacgacgacgacgacgacgacgacgacgcaGACGACAGCAGCGACGATAGTATCGACGGCGGTGTGCAGCTTCCGCCTACTCCGCCTTCATCACGCCGGAGAAAGACAGCCGGTAGTTCCAGGGCGGGCAGCGGAGGTAATGCTTCAGGATCTAATCGTGTACAGTCTAGGGCTTCCACCGTCGACACCAAGACACCACGGAAAATGCAGACTCAAGCTATGATGAGAGAGTCGTCTTCAAGCAGGTCGAGCACATCGAGCAGCACCTCGTCAAAATGGCAGCGATGTCCCGGTTGTCGGAAGCTGCATTCTGATTCTGGGACTGTGTGCCAAGTCAGGGATGTATGGGGCCGATAACGAGGGCCGACAGGAACTGATGAGTCGCTGGGACCTCTCTTAACCAGAAAATGGCGCCATCTTGCTTTCTTGTTGTTCTTAGCATGGAGTTATAGGAGGTCTGCATCATAGATAACTTGATATTTCCGCATTTTTCTCTAATGTGCATCAGCAATCGAGTGTCGCCGCCCCATCTAGAACGTAGGTCCTCAGGTTAGTTATCAGCAGAAAATACCACTGAAACATCACTATAATTGACATTGTAGGTGTGAGACTAGAAGCAAGACATATGGCCGCGCTAACTAGAACAAGACTCAGGGATGAGGAACCAATCCAATATGCGCCGTTATGGTCTCGCCTCTCTGGGTTTAGCCGGGAATGAGCTGCAATGTTGCCTTTGTCTAGTTTTGCCACCAATCACGGAGAATATGCGGACTAGCAGAAGTCTTCTCCGCATAAACTCTCATTTAGTCTGCGGGGCAATCCGTATTGCCCGGAAGCTAATGTGGAGAACATTATGGCGAGGGCGACGGTATCTTTTCCCTTGTGGATCAAGCCAGCACGGACAAGCGGACCGGAAGCCGTGTGCTTTCGCGATGTGGGTGTCTCATATAGTCAATTCCTGGGGGAGTGATCGATCCATTGCATATGTGCACTGCGATCTCTCCGTTATAATGCAATGTCACGGACCACGCTATCACCGTCATAAGATACTGGATCAGACAGCTAGGGCTGGCGGTACTCTGCGCATCGCGTGCCGCCGCGCGTACTGCCGAACATGCATACGAGTTCAAATCTGTCACGATCACAGGAGGAGGCTACATCACCGGCATCGTGGGCCACCCAACCAAAAAGGACCTGCTATACGCCCTTACCGACATCGGTAGCACCTATCGCTGGGAACAGGAGCTGAACAAATGGATCCCAGTCACCGACCTCGTTGGCCCCGAGGACGAGAATCTGCTGGGGACGGAGAGCGTGGCTACGGATATCTTTATTTGGCGCAAGGCCGGTTCCCGAGTTCCAATAACTCTGCGTTCTTCGTGTTGAAAGACCGAGGGGCGACTCTTACGCGATACCGCGCACCCTCCCCAATGGGCGCAAATGAGTTGGATCGGAATAATGGGGAGAGACTCGCGGTTAAGCCGTTCAAGCCCaatgagctgtggatgggGACTCGCAACGCTGGGTTGATGAAGAGTAGTGATCTCGCGAAGGCGTGGACAAATGGGACGAACTTCCCCGATCCGATGGCAAAGGATTGGAATCAAGTTTGTTATTTTCGATCCGCAGCATGAAGGGACGACGTAGGTGGGCGCTTGCATTCCTGGCGGTTTATACTATACGAacgatgaaggagagaaCTGGCAGTCCATTCCGGGCAGCCGATGCAATGGAGGGCGCGCATTTTCTTAGCGAAGCGGGCGACATCAACGGATTCCGGCCCGATGATCTCGACACCCCGCAGTCGATGTTCGGCCTCCCTGTTTCTCGAACCTGAACACAACCTGGGCGTTATGACCATCGATGCCTCCGGAAAGTACGTCATCTCGCCATCTGTGCAGGCTGAGACCCCGCCAGCGAACGACTCCGGTCCGTATGCCTCGAACGACGGGGGCAAGACCTGGGCATCGCCTCACGGGCTGACTATGCAGACACCATACATTAGCTCTGACCGCGTACAGCCCAAGACATTCTACGCTTTCTCCGGTGGCGTTTGGTACGTCAGCACGGACGGCGGCTTCTCATatgatgctgttgatgcAACAAAGCTGGGATTACCTGCGCACACCGGCGCTGTCCCCGTTGTGAGTGCCGACAGGGCAGGCGAGATCGGGCTAGCACTGGGAAGCAATGGAGTCTATTATACTACGGACTTTGGGAAGCACTGAAAGCGCATCAACCACAAGGGAACAGTTGCCGACTTGATCACCGTGGGTGCAGCTGCTCCTGGGTCTGTGAAGCCGGCACTGTTTATTCGAGGTTCCACTGGTCATCCGAAGAAGAGTGGTTATAGGGTCTATCAGTCAGATGATAACGCGTCAACATGGGACggagttgatgatgacgaccaTTGCTATGGAGAGttcgatctcatccaggAAGACCCTCGAGTGTATGGACGTGTGTACCTAGGTACAGGCGGCCGTGGTCTTCTCTACGCAGATATTGGCCCGCACGATCAGGCAAGGAGGGGAATGTACCAGGAACAGGAGGTATTTGATTAGCTATGTTCGACAATTCTCAAAACGACATGATACTCGCTCTCCCCCATTCGAGCAGCGGACTGAAGTTCAAGACTGCGATTCAGCGGGTTGAGGGAGCCCGAGCTTGGCTGGTGCGCTGGTCTTTATCAATAACATGTGATCTAGAGTCACCAACCACAACAAATGAGGCTTGCGTGTGTTCAGTCGTGTTCAGTCCACGACTCACAATGATGTATTCCTCAATCGTAGCTGCTGACAGGTCATTCTTGTTGCCAACATGGCCGTAGCTAGTGCAGTCTTGCAGCAATGCATCACCAGCGTCCCATGGCGAAGGCCTGTAGTAATTCCCGTCGTGCGCGCCATCTGGATGTACACATCACCTTCTATGAGCGGGTCAAAGTTTGTTAGAGGCTCGCCCCCAGCTTTGCATCGGCTTGGTTGCTGGTAGCCTCGGACAGGGAACATGTGGTTGGGTCGGAAGGATTTCTCTATGGCAACATCGTTCATCTCCACAAACGCCCAGTCGCTGATTCTCTCGCCCAGTGTAGCCTTGCCAGAGGT from Aspergillus fumigatus Af293 chromosome 8, whole genome shotgun sequence includes the following:
- a CDS encoding glycosyltransferase family 2 protein, which translates into the protein MYELLAFITLPWVIAHPRLFMAVAAATTYFMHSTGRTFHNVRANMASQVTGILPEDLRRDDVLSNRMTVVFLHLFVFRYLRLIVHLISFWLFYHPTPVPKNPALSPSDCTIILPTVDPKNRDFEECITSCLRNTPGAIIIVTVGDQLTKLTKDIIAPYKRIFPNTEISVRTADEANKRRQVAHGLRYVKTKITVLLDDHVVWPTERFLPTILAPFEDPKVGIVGTNKRVRRTDTGFNIRSFWNMLGALYLERHNFEIRATNAIDNGVFVVSGRTSAHRSEILKDPKFIAEFTNERFFFGLFGPLNADDDNFITRWDVRHGWKVKIQYCPDAMIETTLGTYPKFLSQCLRWVRTTWRSNSASLFTDRTVWYTQPWCVYAVYWTSFVNFALFYDGALAYTLLKSPLGTADNLKYLAAWIFCTKMVKLTPYFLREPQDLVMLPGYFAFAYFHSLIKLYAGLTFWETNWGGRNLSAVNTQTGGGPEGDDDDDDDDDDADDSSDDSIDGGVQLPPTPPSSRRRKTAGSSRAGSGGNASGSNRVQSRASTVDTKTPRKMQTQAMMRESSSSRSSTSSSTSSKWQRCPGCRKLHSDSGTVCQVRDVWGR
- a CDS encoding putative endoglucanase, with product MRTSRSLLRINSHLVCGAIRLAVLCASRAAARTAEHAYEFKSVTITGGGYITGIVGHPTKKDLLYALTDIGSTYRWEQELNKWIPVTDLVGPEDENLLGTESVATDIFIWRKAGSRVPITLRSSFHSGQPMQWRARIFLAKRATSTDSGPMISTPRSRCSASLFLEPEHNLGVMTIDASGKYVISPSVQAETPPANDSGPYASNDGGKTWASPHGLTMQTPYISSDRVQPKTFYAFSGGVWYVSTDGGFSYDAVDATKLGLPAHTGAVPVVSADRAGEIGLALGSNGRINHKGTVADLITVGAAAPGSVKPALFIRGSTGHPKKSGYRVYQSDDNASTWDGVDDDDHCYGEFDLIQEDPRVYGRVYLGTGGRGLLYADIGPHDQARRGMYQEQEVFD